The Planococcus liqunii genome includes a region encoding these proteins:
- the dmpG gene encoding 4-hydroxy-2-oxovalerate aldolase, giving the protein MKTPIVTDTTLRDGSHAVSHSFTPEFVGEVVSRLAEANVPVIEVSHGSGLGGSTIQQGFSVHDEWSLIERAVANKKDSKIASLFVPGIGTRPEILKAAEYGVDVLRIAVHCTEADVSQQYFEQAKKSGLGTVGFLMMSHTQPAEVLAKQAKLMESYGADCVYVVDSAGALVPESVRERVASLKEALSINVGFHAHNNLGLAIGNTVAALEAGADQVDGTLRGLGAGVGNAPTEVLVAVLNKMKIDTGINLTILMDTAEDLVAPVFKYPNVIDRDNLASGYAGVYNSFLLHVREAAEKFNLNPVAIIEELGRRHAVAGQEDWILDVALELQQKELAQKELVK; this is encoded by the coding sequence ATGAAGACACCGATTGTAACAGATACCACATTGCGGGACGGATCCCATGCAGTCAGCCATTCCTTTACTCCGGAATTTGTCGGGGAAGTGGTAAGCCGCTTGGCGGAAGCAAACGTTCCGGTGATTGAAGTCAGCCATGGCTCCGGCCTCGGCGGTTCGACCATCCAGCAGGGATTCTCGGTACATGACGAATGGTCGCTGATTGAACGAGCGGTGGCCAATAAAAAAGACTCCAAAATCGCCTCGCTTTTCGTGCCGGGAATCGGGACACGACCGGAAATCTTGAAAGCTGCCGAATACGGTGTCGATGTTCTGCGCATAGCTGTGCATTGTACGGAAGCGGATGTGTCTCAACAGTATTTTGAACAAGCGAAAAAAAGCGGCCTTGGCACTGTCGGATTCCTGATGATGAGCCATACCCAACCGGCTGAAGTGCTGGCAAAACAGGCAAAACTGATGGAAAGCTATGGCGCAGACTGTGTCTATGTCGTCGATTCCGCAGGGGCGCTGGTTCCGGAAAGTGTCCGGGAGCGCGTAGCAAGCTTAAAAGAAGCCTTGTCGATCAATGTCGGTTTCCATGCCCATAATAATTTGGGACTTGCCATTGGCAATACGGTTGCTGCTTTGGAAGCAGGGGCTGATCAAGTTGATGGGACGCTCCGCGGACTTGGCGCAGGCGTCGGCAATGCACCAACTGAAGTGCTTGTAGCCGTATTGAATAAAATGAAGATCGATACGGGCATCAACTTGACGATTTTGATGGATACAGCAGAAGATCTGGTGGCACCGGTATTCAAATATCCCAATGTTATCGACCGTGATAATTTGGCTTCCGGCTATGCCGGTGTTTACAATAGCTTCTTGCTCCATGTCCGGGAAGCGGCAGAGAAATTCAATCTGAATCCGGTGGCGATTATCGAAGAGTTGGGGCGCCGCCACGCAGTTGCCGGACAGGAAGATTGGATTTTGGATGTAGCTCTCGAATTGCAGCAAAAAGAACTGGCTCAAAAAGAACTCGTGAAATAA
- a CDS encoding flavin reductase family protein has protein sequence MDSREFRNAMGKFATGVTVISTDVEGTYHGMTANGFMSISLDPALVAISIGEKAQTLQLIKASGRFGVSVLSKDQVHISKQFAGQIPSDAAFRFDAANGFPLVGDSLVQIVCEVEQEILAGDHTIFIGKVEKMIVKDGEPLLFSCGKYAELDPQYAVL, from the coding sequence ATGGATAGTCGTGAATTCCGTAACGCAATGGGTAAATTCGCCACTGGGGTAACGGTGATTTCAACAGATGTGGAAGGAACGTACCACGGAATGACAGCAAATGGGTTCATGTCGATTTCCTTGGACCCGGCACTGGTCGCAATTTCAATCGGCGAAAAGGCGCAGACGCTTCAATTGATCAAAGCAAGCGGCCGTTTCGGCGTCAGTGTCTTGTCAAAAGACCAGGTTCATATTTCGAAGCAGTTTGCCGGACAAATTCCAAGTGATGCAGCCTTCCGCTTTGATGCGGCAAACGGCTTTCCATTAGTCGGCGATTCTCTCGTCCAAATTGTCTGTGAAGTAGAGCAGGAAATCTTAGCAGGGGATCACACCATCTTCATCGGAAAAGTAGAGAAAATGATTGTCAAAGACGGAGAGCCGTTATTGTTCTCTTGCGGAAAATATGCAGAACTGGATCCGCAATACGCGGTCCTTTAA
- a CDS encoding catechol 2,3-dioxygenase, with product MTSELTNQHEEPIFDVAQIAHVEVLSPTPKETIAFYTDMLGMEVVEQIEHKTYLRAYEDNYKYSLIVTEAEEAGLGHVAWRTTSPQALQRRVKALEESGRGEGWANDEYGHGPAYQFTTPDGHKMEILWEVEYYECHVDKRSKLLSRSQKRPAHGVPVRRLDHINIMSSNPAADTDFLVKTLGFKVREQIVDNDYVVGTWNSVSNLVHEIAIMQEPTGTKGKLHHVCYWYGVPQNLYDAADLLKDHGYFIEIPPNKHGVSQAFCMYAYEPGGNRVELFGDAGYLILDPDWKTLTWQMEDVPGNGDAWVGAAFPDSFWTYGTPAPAAVPLKAVAE from the coding sequence ATGACAAGCGAATTGACAAACCAGCACGAGGAACCGATTTTTGATGTCGCCCAAATTGCCCATGTAGAAGTTCTGTCACCAACGCCAAAAGAGACTATTGCGTTTTATACCGACATGCTTGGGATGGAGGTTGTTGAACAGATTGAACACAAAACCTATTTGCGCGCCTATGAAGACAATTATAAATATTCTTTGATTGTGACAGAAGCGGAAGAAGCAGGGCTTGGCCATGTTGCCTGGCGCACTACGTCTCCACAGGCGCTGCAACGCCGAGTGAAAGCGCTCGAAGAAAGCGGTCGCGGAGAAGGCTGGGCAAACGATGAATACGGGCACGGTCCGGCTTATCAGTTTACGACTCCGGATGGCCATAAGATGGAGATTTTGTGGGAAGTTGAGTACTATGAGTGCCATGTCGACAAACGTTCAAAATTGTTGTCAAGAAGCCAGAAACGGCCGGCACATGGTGTTCCGGTCCGCCGTTTGGATCACATCAATATAATGTCGAGCAATCCGGCTGCAGATACCGATTTCCTGGTGAAGACACTTGGCTTCAAGGTCCGTGAACAAATTGTCGACAACGATTATGTCGTCGGCACATGGAACAGTGTTTCGAACTTGGTGCACGAAATCGCAATCATGCAGGAACCAACTGGCACCAAAGGGAAATTGCATCACGTCTGCTACTGGTACGGTGTACCTCAAAATTTATACGATGCAGCGGATTTATTGAAAGACCACGGCTATTTCATCGAAATCCCGCCTAATAAACACGGGGTCAGCCAGGCGTTCTGCATGTATGCATATGAGCCAGGCGGCAACCGCGTCGAATTGTTCGGAGATGCCGGCTATTTGATTCTCGACCCGGACTGGAAAACATTGACTTGGCAAATGGAAGATGTTCCCGGCAACGGCGATGCTTGGGTAGGGGCAGCTTTCCCGGATTCGTTCTGGACTTACGGCACACCGGCACCAGCAGCGGTCCCATTAAAAGCAGTCGCTGAATAA
- a CDS encoding aldehyde dehydrogenase — translation MTSVETKVREVQHFINGNYEASSDQQTFEVKNPATQEVIAVVSEATEQDVEKVCQAAREAFENGPWRTMTVAERCAKIRRMAEIILERKEEIARLEAADVGKPYSHAVAGEVPRAAQNLKFFADFMEQQGGETYPMEDAYINYTRYEAVGVAGLITPWNAPFMLTTWKLGPCLAAGNTAVIKPAEMTPLSVSLLGEIAKEAGIPDGVVNIIHGKGSVVGTAITKNTDIDLISFTGSTATGKAIMRNGADTLKKFAFELGGKAANIIFEDADLDKAIPVSIQAAFLNSGQVCLAGSRILVQRSILDTFIEKYKAAAEALVVGDPQAAETKMGPLVSEEHFKKVKSYLEIAKEEGATLITGGSTPELAPHLKDGYYLQPTVYLHEDPKARICQEEIFGPVVTIIPFDTEEEALQIANDTQYGLNGVVWTENLKRAHRISHGVRAGTIWVNCWFVRDLRAPFGGFKKSGIGREGGHHSLEFFSEAKNICIALN, via the coding sequence ATGACTTCAGTAGAAACTAAAGTAAGAGAAGTTCAGCATTTCATCAACGGAAACTATGAAGCTTCTTCAGATCAGCAAACTTTTGAAGTGAAAAACCCGGCGACTCAGGAAGTGATCGCCGTTGTCTCAGAAGCGACAGAGCAAGACGTGGAAAAAGTATGCCAAGCTGCACGGGAAGCGTTTGAAAACGGTCCTTGGCGAACGATGACGGTAGCGGAACGCTGCGCAAAAATCCGCCGCATGGCAGAAATTATTTTAGAACGGAAAGAAGAAATCGCCCGTCTGGAAGCAGCGGATGTCGGCAAACCATACAGCCATGCTGTTGCTGGAGAAGTTCCACGTGCTGCGCAAAATTTGAAATTCTTCGCGGACTTCATGGAACAGCAAGGCGGTGAAACGTATCCGATGGAAGATGCCTATATCAACTACACACGCTATGAAGCGGTAGGTGTTGCAGGATTGATCACGCCGTGGAATGCGCCATTCATGCTGACAACTTGGAAACTCGGCCCATGCTTGGCGGCTGGGAACACAGCCGTTATCAAGCCCGCAGAAATGACGCCCCTTTCGGTTTCATTGCTCGGTGAAATTGCAAAAGAAGCTGGAATCCCGGACGGTGTTGTCAATATCATTCACGGCAAAGGCAGCGTAGTGGGAACAGCAATCACAAAGAATACGGATATTGATTTGATTTCTTTCACCGGCTCTACAGCCACAGGAAAAGCCATTATGCGAAACGGTGCGGATACATTGAAAAAATTTGCCTTTGAACTCGGCGGCAAAGCGGCTAATATTATATTTGAAGACGCAGATTTAGATAAAGCCATTCCAGTTTCAATCCAGGCGGCTTTCTTGAATTCCGGACAAGTCTGCCTGGCAGGCTCCCGAATCTTAGTTCAGCGTTCCATTTTAGATACATTCATTGAAAAATATAAAGCTGCAGCTGAAGCGCTGGTTGTAGGCGATCCGCAGGCAGCGGAAACGAAAATGGGACCGCTTGTCAGTGAAGAGCATTTCAAAAAAGTGAAATCTTATTTGGAGATTGCCAAAGAAGAAGGGGCAACTCTAATTACGGGAGGCAGCACACCAGAGTTGGCTCCTCATTTAAAAGATGGTTATTATCTGCAGCCGACGGTATACTTGCACGAAGATCCGAAAGCGCGAATTTGCCAGGAAGAGATTTTTGGCCCGGTCGTCACAATCATTCCTTTTGATACAGAAGAAGAAGCTTTGCAGATTGCCAACGATACGCAATATGGCTTGAACGGTGTGGTCTGGACGGAAAACTTGAAACGGGCGCATCGCATCTCACATGGCGTGCGTGCGGGCACGATTTGGGTCAACTGCTGGTTTGTCCGTGATTTGCGTGCACCTTTTGGCGGTTTCAAAAAGAGCGGAATCGGACGGGAAGGCGGCCACCATAGCCTTGAATTTTTCTCGGAAGCGAAAAACATCTGCATTGCCTTGAACTGA
- a CDS encoding 4-hydroxyphenylacetate 3-hydroxylase family protein, giving the protein MLTGEQYLESLRDGRVVYLNGEKIDDVTTHPAYRNSALSYARMYDALHDPAKQDVLTTINEHGDRTHKFFKTPRTAEDLVGARDAIVEWSKLNFGFMGRTPDYKASFLGHLEAYSDYYVGYEENAKAWYKKAARDLPFVNHTVINPQMDRSKSLHENKEVFVRAVEERDDGIVVSGAKMVGTAAALTNYNFVANYGPKELEGGDISHALIFLVPMNAPGLKMISRQSYELQAKTNGTPFDYPLSSRFDENDAVIVLDNVFVPWENILAYNNVEVSNNFVAETHFVNRFSFHGCARLGVKLNFMAGLLMKATEASGTHQFRGVQANIGEVVAMRNMIWSLSDSMAMNPDIGRNGVAIPNGVAANAYRVLAPEVWTKVKKIFEQVVAGGLIQLPSSAADFLNPEIRPYLDQYYKGTNTTAEDRVKLLKMVWDSIGSEFGGRHELYEVNYAGNHENIRVEAMYHSIGSGNAESFKALVDDAMSDYDLNGWTNAVWKEKIPTI; this is encoded by the coding sequence ATGTTAACTGGAGAACAGTATCTTGAGAGTTTGCGGGACGGACGAGTGGTTTACTTGAATGGAGAAAAAATTGACGATGTGACGACTCATCCGGCTTACCGAAATTCAGCCCTTTCCTATGCACGAATGTACGATGCATTGCACGATCCAGCAAAACAAGATGTGCTGACAACGATCAATGAACATGGTGACCGCACACATAAGTTCTTTAAGACTCCACGTACAGCAGAAGACCTGGTCGGAGCCCGTGACGCTATTGTTGAATGGTCGAAACTGAATTTCGGCTTTATGGGAAGAACACCGGATTACAAAGCTTCTTTCCTGGGACACCTTGAAGCCTATTCGGATTATTATGTAGGCTATGAGGAAAATGCCAAAGCCTGGTACAAGAAAGCTGCCAGAGACTTGCCGTTCGTCAATCATACGGTCATCAATCCACAAATGGACCGCTCCAAATCACTCCATGAAAACAAAGAAGTGTTCGTTCGTGCTGTGGAAGAACGCGACGACGGAATTGTTGTAAGCGGTGCCAAAATGGTTGGGACGGCTGCTGCTTTAACCAACTACAACTTTGTCGCTAACTACGGACCTAAAGAATTAGAGGGCGGGGACATTAGCCACGCACTAATCTTCCTGGTACCGATGAATGCGCCGGGATTGAAGATGATCAGCCGCCAATCCTATGAACTGCAAGCTAAAACGAATGGCACGCCGTTCGATTATCCATTATCCAGCCGTTTTGATGAGAACGACGCGGTAATCGTATTGGACAATGTCTTCGTTCCATGGGAAAACATACTGGCCTATAACAATGTGGAAGTATCGAATAACTTTGTAGCAGAAACTCATTTCGTCAACCGTTTCAGTTTCCATGGCTGTGCACGATTAGGCGTGAAACTGAATTTCATGGCGGGCCTCCTGATGAAAGCAACGGAAGCTTCAGGAACACATCAGTTCCGCGGCGTACAGGCAAATATCGGAGAAGTCGTAGCGATGCGCAATATGATCTGGAGTCTATCAGATTCGATGGCGATGAACCCGGATATCGGACGCAACGGTGTCGCTATTCCAAACGGTGTCGCAGCTAATGCGTACCGGGTGCTTGCTCCCGAAGTATGGACCAAGGTCAAAAAGATATTCGAACAGGTGGTTGCAGGCGGGTTGATTCAATTGCCATCAAGTGCTGCAGATTTCCTGAACCCGGAAATTCGTCCTTATTTGGACCAGTACTATAAAGGAACAAATACCACCGCGGAAGACCGCGTCAAACTTTTGAAGATGGTGTGGGATTCAATCGGCAGCGAGTTCGGCGGTCGCCACGAACTATACGAAGTAAACTATGCTGGAAATCACGAAAACATCCGTGTGGAAGCGATGTATCATTCAATCGGTTCAGGCAACGCAGAATCGTTTAAGGCTTTGGTAGATGACGCTATGAGTGACTACGACTTGAACGGTTGGACGAATGCCGTGTGGAAAGAGAAAATTCCTACAATATAA
- a CDS encoding acetaldehyde dehydrogenase (acetylating) yields MEKIKVAILGSGNIGTDLMYKILKTDGSMELALMAGIDPESEGLKRAAELEIPTTAKGIDGVLENRDIRIVFDATSAKAHLAHAPRLKEAGIIAVDLTPAAVGPYVVPAINLGDHLELDNVNMISCSGQATTPLVYAVNRIAPVKYSEIIATISSNSVGPGTRQNLDEFTMTTANACQGIGGAETARAIPVINSAEPPIMMNNTVYAVLKEEADEAAVLNSIHEVVAEVQRYVPGYRLKGAPYIDVRHTPWGDLPTVIILNEVEGAGDFFPAYAGNLDIMTAAAQQVGEQFASHLLKKGGVIA; encoded by the coding sequence ATGGAGAAAATCAAAGTTGCCATACTAGGATCAGGAAATATTGGAACGGACTTAATGTATAAAATCCTGAAGACCGACGGATCAATGGAGCTGGCTTTAATGGCCGGCATCGATCCGGAGTCGGAAGGTTTGAAACGGGCGGCTGAACTTGAAATCCCGACGACTGCCAAGGGCATCGATGGCGTTCTGGAAAACCGGGACATCCGGATTGTGTTTGACGCGACAAGCGCCAAAGCGCATTTGGCACATGCTCCCCGTTTGAAGGAAGCAGGCATTATCGCAGTTGACTTGACGCCGGCAGCGGTCGGCCCGTATGTAGTCCCGGCCATTAACCTTGGCGACCATCTCGAACTGGATAATGTCAATATGATTTCCTGCAGCGGACAGGCAACAACGCCTCTCGTATATGCGGTAAACCGGATAGCCCCTGTGAAATACAGCGAAATCATCGCGACGATTTCCAGTAACTCAGTCGGTCCTGGAACCCGGCAAAACTTGGACGAATTCACGATGACCACGGCAAATGCCTGCCAAGGGATTGGTGGAGCGGAAACGGCCCGTGCGATTCCCGTCATCAACTCTGCAGAGCCGCCGATTATGATGAACAACACCGTTTATGCAGTTTTAAAAGAAGAAGCCGATGAAGCGGCCGTCCTGAACTCTATCCATGAAGTCGTGGCAGAAGTGCAGCGCTACGTGCCAGGCTACCGCCTGAAAGGCGCTCCATATATCGATGTCCGCCATACCCCTTGGGGAGATTTGCCGACTGTGATCATTTTAAATGAAGTGGAAGGGGCAGGCGATTTCTTCCCAGCCTACGCCGGCAATCTGGATATTATGACAGCAGCGGCTCAACAAGTCGGCGAACAATTCGCCAGCCATTTACTGAAGAAAGGAGGGGTGATTGCATGA
- a CDS encoding helix-turn-helix domain-containing protein has protein sequence MGQRLSSNRETWNDSKDGQSQKNRKERSIEFPRASFLAWQQQLINMLGLEKVKKNFFQFGWSQGRDVALTVDAREDLDLISQMLYGAEIHGALGQAHVTIDVKKIEVVENEVVSVLFKGRWKESFETDNYINKEITAVKPVCYTLCGFASGYISTLIGKDVFFKEHTCEASGDAACQWEGKLLEDWDPCDYKGFMGTDAEESPVPFFQVVEERNRLQMVIDIHNELTEELIRSNRLENILEILKRYISEPIIIENQKGQITDFENISLEEATGLQAPFHARLKEWPIQKTEFLEFEQYGRLTAPIYIQNQILGYCSFIYGQSEQLPEEIDRMILGRLTSISTLVYLNNKNIMEANARTKGILFEKMLTDGFESKEQIVRELNLLNIDVSGKYHIAYLALGYNEFNEEDNLSTFTNIYQEVVQFFQERSYEVLQVQRANGILCFIPEEAEHELMHNGPMIFYERIKRSYPNLHCHVGVSSTCNDLSLVHDQMKEAMTAARFTTEQQPTMYFKELGILGILVHSQEEKAIRKIAEMELGALYGTSEQQKEYMLTLYEFLMNGGNLELTSANLKLSVSGLRYRINRISEIAKVDLRDSQKQFDLQLALKALKVIGEF, from the coding sequence ATGGGACAAAGACTGTCTTCGAACAGGGAAACCTGGAATGACTCAAAAGATGGCCAATCTCAAAAAAACAGAAAAGAACGCTCGATTGAATTTCCGCGAGCGTCTTTTTTGGCATGGCAGCAGCAATTGATCAACATGCTGGGTTTGGAAAAAGTGAAAAAGAATTTCTTTCAGTTTGGCTGGTCGCAAGGAAGAGATGTGGCTTTAACTGTTGATGCTAGAGAGGACCTGGATCTGATTTCCCAGATGCTCTATGGAGCTGAAATCCATGGAGCGTTGGGTCAAGCGCATGTCACGATTGACGTCAAGAAGATTGAAGTCGTTGAAAACGAAGTGGTCTCTGTTTTGTTCAAAGGCAGATGGAAAGAGTCTTTTGAGACAGATAATTATATAAATAAAGAAATAACCGCTGTAAAACCCGTTTGCTATACTTTATGCGGGTTTGCCAGCGGCTATATTTCCACTTTGATCGGCAAAGATGTATTTTTTAAGGAACATACTTGTGAGGCAAGCGGTGATGCGGCGTGCCAATGGGAAGGGAAGTTGCTTGAAGACTGGGATCCTTGTGATTACAAAGGTTTTATGGGAACAGATGCAGAAGAGAGTCCGGTACCTTTTTTCCAAGTCGTTGAAGAGCGGAACCGTCTTCAGATGGTCATTGATATCCATAACGAGCTGACAGAGGAACTGATTCGTTCCAATCGGCTGGAAAATATTTTGGAAATCCTAAAAAGATACATTTCAGAACCGATTATTATTGAAAATCAGAAAGGCCAAATCACCGATTTTGAAAATATCAGCTTGGAAGAAGCGACCGGATTACAAGCTCCTTTTCATGCACGGCTGAAAGAATGGCCGATCCAAAAAACAGAATTTCTCGAATTTGAGCAGTATGGCCGATTAACGGCACCCATATATATCCAAAATCAAATTTTGGGTTATTGCTCGTTTATTTACGGGCAAAGCGAGCAGCTGCCCGAAGAAATCGATCGGATGATTCTCGGCAGGCTGACATCCATCAGTACACTCGTTTATTTGAACAATAAGAACATCATGGAAGCCAATGCTCGCACAAAAGGAATTCTTTTTGAGAAAATGCTCACGGATGGTTTCGAATCGAAAGAGCAGATTGTCCGTGAATTGAATCTTTTGAACATTGATGTGTCCGGCAAATACCATATCGCTTATTTGGCGCTCGGCTACAATGAATTCAACGAAGAAGACAACTTGTCGACGTTCACTAATATTTATCAAGAAGTCGTTCAATTCTTTCAGGAGCGCAGTTATGAAGTTCTGCAGGTTCAACGGGCAAACGGGATTTTGTGCTTTATCCCGGAAGAAGCTGAACACGAATTGATGCATAATGGACCAATGATTTTCTATGAGCGCATCAAACGGTCTTATCCAAATCTTCATTGCCATGTCGGCGTTAGTTCAACTTGTAACGATCTTAGCTTAGTACATGATCAAATGAAAGAAGCGATGACAGCGGCCCGGTTTACCACTGAACAGCAACCGACGATGTATTTCAAGGAACTGGGGATTCTCGGCATTCTTGTCCATTCTCAGGAAGAAAAAGCAATCCGTAAAATAGCGGAAATGGAGTTGGGTGCCTTGTATGGGACATCCGAACAGCAGAAAGAATACATGCTCACCCTCTATGAATTTTTGATGAACGGCGGAAATTTGGAGCTGACTTCTGCAAATTTAAAGTTATCAGTGAGTGGTCTACGCTATCGCATCAACCGAATCAGCGAAATCGCCAAAGTTGATTTGCGGGATTCCCAAAAGCAATTTGATCTGCAGCTGGCGTTAAAAGCCTTAAAGGTGATTGGGGAGTTTTAA
- a CDS encoding 4-oxalocrotonate tautomerase, with protein MPFIQITIAEGRSPEKVEQLISEVTATVSKTLDAPKENVRVLITEVPKTHWGIAGQSISKRKEESK; from the coding sequence ATGCCATTTATCCAAATTACGATTGCTGAAGGACGCAGTCCTGAAAAAGTGGAACAGCTGATTTCGGAAGTGACAGCCACCGTGTCTAAAACGCTCGATGCACCTAAAGAAAACGTTCGCGTGTTGATCACGGAAGTACCGAAGACCCATTGGGGAATAGCGGGCCAATCGATTTCAAAAAGAAAAGAGGAATCCAAATGA
- a CDS encoding 2-keto-4-pentenoate hydratase, whose product MKTASIDHIVEDLFRAEKDVRTLPQFAQDVPEFNEDRAYDVQELLIEKKCLEEGTTVSGWKLGLTSKAKQQMMGVHEPSYGVLLKNMSLNEGETHSIDGFIHGKLEPELAFVFKEDVKGDYITAAQIIQSTAYVLPAFEVIDSRFEAFKFTLLDAVADNSSSCRYILGNQILSPEAVDMRLGGVVFRKNGEVAATSTLAAVMGNPASAIAWMANKLAKRGQFIQKGQVVLSGAITQAIHIEPGDHFSASFDGFGTIHASFKTGE is encoded by the coding sequence ATGAAAACAGCATCAATTGATCATATAGTAGAAGATTTATTTCGGGCTGAGAAAGATGTACGAACCTTGCCGCAATTTGCACAGGACGTTCCGGAATTTAATGAAGACCGAGCTTACGATGTACAGGAATTATTGATCGAAAAAAAATGCCTGGAAGAAGGAACGACGGTTTCCGGCTGGAAACTCGGATTGACCAGCAAAGCCAAACAACAGATGATGGGCGTCCATGAACCTTCATACGGTGTCCTATTAAAGAACATGAGCCTGAATGAAGGCGAGACGCATTCCATCGATGGCTTTATCCATGGCAAACTGGAGCCGGAACTCGCTTTTGTCTTTAAAGAAGATGTAAAGGGCGACTATATAACGGCCGCACAAATCATTCAATCAACCGCTTATGTGCTGCCGGCGTTTGAAGTGATTGACAGCCGCTTTGAAGCGTTTAAATTCACACTGCTTGATGCGGTGGCGGACAATTCATCTTCGTGCCGCTATATTTTGGGCAATCAAATCCTATCACCGGAAGCAGTGGACATGCGGCTCGGCGGAGTTGTGTTCCGGAAAAACGGGGAAGTGGCCGCAACCAGCACACTCGCTGCCGTCATGGGCAATCCGGCGAGTGCCATCGCCTGGATGGCCAATAAACTTGCCAAGCGCGGACAGTTTATCCAAAAAGGCCAGGTTGTATTGAGCGGTGCCATCACTCAAGCCATCCACATTGAACCAGGAGATCATTTCTCAGCATCGTTCGACGGATTTGGAACGATACATGCCAGTTTCAAGACAGGAGAGTGA
- a CDS encoding 2-keto-4-pentenoate hydratase — protein sequence MVVIQQLANELLKAERTKKPIAPLTERFPAITLSDAYQIQLQYVEQKKAAGARIVGKKIGATSKAIQSMFGVDQPDYGHLFDTMMYTDGDTVPLEELLQPKVECEIAFVLKKDLKGPNITPLDVIEATDYIVPAIEIIDSRIEDWKIRFEDTVSDNGSSALVVMGTKPTKLEGLDLSCLGMNVYQNGKYLESATGAAVLGNPITAIAWLANALSAYDVSLLAGEIVLTGAFTTALPIQDGDTFTAEFAHIGSVSASFSDGRNA from the coding sequence ATGGTTGTGATTCAACAGCTTGCAAATGAACTACTCAAAGCGGAACGGACTAAAAAGCCGATTGCGCCATTAACGGAACGTTTTCCGGCTATCACTTTATCAGACGCCTACCAGATTCAATTGCAATACGTCGAACAAAAAAAAGCGGCAGGTGCAAGGATTGTCGGCAAGAAAATCGGAGCGACGAGCAAAGCGATCCAGTCGATGTTCGGGGTGGACCAACCTGATTATGGGCATTTGTTCGATACGATGATGTATACGGACGGTGATACAGTACCGCTTGAAGAACTTTTACAGCCGAAAGTGGAATGCGAGATCGCTTTCGTGCTGAAGAAAGATTTAAAAGGGCCGAACATCACACCGCTTGATGTGATTGAAGCGACGGATTACATAGTGCCCGCCATTGAAATTATCGACAGCCGCATTGAAGACTGGAAAATCCGTTTTGAAGACACCGTTTCGGATAACGGGTCCTCCGCTCTCGTAGTGATGGGCACGAAACCGACGAAACTGGAAGGGTTGGATCTCAGCTGTTTGGGGATGAACGTTTATCAAAACGGCAAGTACCTCGAATCAGCCACTGGTGCAGCAGTTCTCGGCAATCCCATCACCGCTATCGCTTGGCTGGCAAATGCCTTGTCGGCTTATGATGTATCGCTTTTAGCTGGTGAAATCGTTTTGACAGGCGCTTTTACCACTGCGCTTCCGATACAGGACGGCGATACATTTACCGCTGAATTTGCCCATATTGGATCAGTTTCAGCAAGTTTTTCGGATGGGAGGAACGCGTAA